In the Paroedura picta isolate Pp20150507F chromosome 15, Ppicta_v3.0, whole genome shotgun sequence genome, one interval contains:
- the FHAD1 gene encoding forkhead-associated domain-containing protein 1 isoform X2, with protein MKAFLKSSDGIFVLRPKLTTIGRHEDSDIILKSPSVDDHHAALEITESENVFVLRDFNSTHGTFVNDCHIQNAAVKVSPGDVFRFGSSGTAFELVVENASPEKVSCPPVTRRAAWPGQLQIVTEMKKSPPAAVSQFPFLQSHLPPHASSSWTYGASGTSPHPPLRKKPMNAWGRVVTSSSFSPNAFSRPPADTSGTGTAASPLPSAHHTDSPPKEKDELHTKVENETGRLSSHEGESSHKDTLIGNLQDELAAMTEKTVEALARKDALFHQKLRTLSQDIEAKTEEIKALKEQVSHLQQNTSEVLCHSLSERDLQIARWKQEIENLKKSNSLTSGLVTSLQKDVMSKEQKVQQLKMEVEKLRRENREKDNQLARVSAQHIAELELQVKKAEEEIQKRRAEQETLTIRLAEKTKAEEELQKECESRLQQLQEMSRRERLAKSDLETTGTQAQLFRRQMIQSLFPEPPEEAVSDQQIIKRISEIKKSSEGFSQTEKLLREEIRVKAEKERTMMEQFELLRGSLDGFQAFLKTSYCSSSLRKEVCNLQNLRVASPVSWVQSWTVEVLCSLLSWVDAVERLLWDMGLDISNSEKGLAFYMKKLLDSHLATVGKLQAAQTQLRLAEESQHALLREKTNDVKAELEKVFRDKEQVLLDKVKVLEEMAALEKEKLNKAIEKEKKKVQDLETEMERLVEETKRKTESEEALNSKLRETSEALEETKRRKMVAEEKLTIWEKRLKSLENAKEIQKQKYQEEFAEYKEQIKQHSQTIVAMEGRLSEAAQYLKKVKEENLKFRQQIEEMQRESSKSKRSVSQELPTPPVSQEIPVPAISAPFPSQEAFPPSPSQEGSCTQADHVSMMGKLASARNEILSKHAVILELRKELSEAKARMSDVIGELSEKQKTELEQKRSLVHSRTQELSRLREKMYEMSRLVDQKDAALKTTHEELRRSREKLKELKTEVQRKARLFEHKSSQTSVPPEEGQATRKVTASDLADLGAKCKGYRHEETILRQRDALTELRETIKVLERTQRLGFKEKTAEPLIVLKKDITEKRDQKPEKEREPSLVTGVDAKKFQSSTGSMDPNLAIERTAKLEMADALDLSENMYLTMIRDLANLMDVKELLGMQTVKHLPHDERAKVGLLRRKDLEALFNRISKLKNRLARKEELLKEYEKDAGQFRTNTLSLQTCQAEMARLADRVYREAEENTLLKEDLERTKRQLSQEQSLNRVLKQRKATAQKKPFPENQKVPERPGESYKKRAPCSASA; from the exons TCTCCCAGTGTCGACGACCACCATGCGGCTCTCGAGATCACGGAGTCAGAAAACGTCTTCGTCCTCCGTGATTTCAACTCCACTCACGGAACGTTTGTCAATGACTGCCACATCCAGAACGCGGCGGTGAAAGTCAGCCCGGGAGATGTGTTCCGGTTCGGCTCCAGTGGGACAGCCTTTGAGCTGGTGGTGGAAAACGCTTCCCCGGAGAAG GTGTCTTGTCCACCGGTGACGCGCCGTGCTGCCTGGCCTGGGCAGCTCCAGATCGTCACAGAGATGAAAAAATCCCCTCCAGCAGCGGTATCTCAGTTTCCGTTCCTGCAGTCTCATCTGCCCCCTCacgccagcagcagctggacttacGGAGCGAGCGGGACTTCACCGCATCCGCCACTCAGGAAAAAACCCATGAACGCTTGGGGCAGAGTGGTCAcatcctcttctttctctcccaatGCTTTCAGCAGGCCACCCGCAGATACATCAG GAACTGGAACTGCTGCCAGTCCGTTGCCGAGCGCCCATCACACTGACTCGCCTCCCAAGGAGAAG GATGAGCTCCATACAAAAGTGGAGAACGAAACCGGCCGCCTCTCCAGCCACGAAGGCGAGTCCAGTCACAAGGATACGCTGATAGGGAATCTTCAGGATGAGCTTGCGGCGATGACGGAGAAGACGGTAGAGGCTCTGGCCAGGAAAGACGCTTTATTTCATCAGAAGCTGCGGACTCTCAGCCAGGACATTGAAGCAAAGACCGAAGAAATTAAGGCTTTGAAAGAGCAG GTTTCCCACCTGCAGCAAAACACAAGTGAAGTGCTGTGCCATTCCCTTTCAGAAAGAGACCTCCAGATTGCACGCTGGAAGCAAGAGATCGAGAATTTGAAGAAAAGCAATTCTCTGACTTCAG GGCTGGTGACCAGTTTGCAAAAAGACGTTATGTCGAAGGAGCAGAAGGTGCAGCAGCTGAAAATGGAAGTGGAGAAATTGAGGCGGGAGAACAGGGAGAAGGACAACCAGCTTGCACGTGTGTCCGCCCAG CATATTGCTGAGCTTGAGCTACAAGTcaagaaggcagaagaagaaataCAGAAACGCCGGGCCGAGCAGGAAACCTTAACCATAAGGCTTGCGGAAAAAAccaag GCCGAGGAGGAGCTGCAAAAGGAATGCGAGAGCCGGTTGCAGCAGCTACAAGAAATGTCACGCCGGGAACGCCTTGCAAAGTCGGACCTGGAGACAACGGGAACTCAG GCGCAGCTTTTCAGGAGGCAAATGATCCAATCTCTTTTCCcggaacctcccgaggaagctgtaTCCGATCAACAG ATCATCAAGAGGATCAGTGAAATTAAGAAGAGCAGCGAGGGGTTTTCTCAGACGGAGAAGCTGCTGAGAGAGGAAATCCGTGTCAAAGCCGAGAAGGAGAGAACCATGATGGAGCAATTTGAGCTGCTGAGGGGATCGTTGGATGGATTTCAG GCGTTTCTGAAGACGTCCTACTGCAGCAGCAGCTTGAGAAAGGAGGTCTGCAACCTTCAGAACCTGAGGGTGGCCTCTCCGGTCTCCTGGGTCCAGAGCTGGACAGTCGAAGTCTTGTGTAGCCTTCTGAGCTGGGTGGACGCCGTGGAACGTCTCCTGTGGGACATGGGACTCGACATCTCCAACTCTGAGAAAG GACTGGCTTTCTATATGAAGAAGCTGTTGGACAGCCACCTGGCCACCGTAGGCAAGCTCCAAGCTGCACAG ACCCAGCTGAGGCTGGCCGAGGAGTCCCAGCATGCTCTGCTGAGGGAGAAGACAAATGACGTGAAAGCCGAACTCGAGAAGGTGTTCAGGGACAAAGAACAAGTGCTTCTGGACAAAGTGAAG GTTCTGGAGGAGATGGCTGCCCTGGAGAAGGAAAAACTCAACAAGGCcatagagaaagaaaagaaaaaagtccaGGATTTGGAAACTGAGATGGAACGGTTGGTGGAG GAAACCAAACGTAAAACTGAATCGGAAGAGGCATTGAACTCCAAGCTAAGAGAGACTTCGGAGGCCCTAGAAGAGACTAAGAGAAGAAAG atggTGGCGGAAGAGAAGTTGACCATCTGGGAGAAGCGTCTGAAAAGCCTCGAGAACGCAAAAGAGATTCAGAAGCAAAAATACCAGGAGGAGTTTGCCGAGTACAAGGAGCAGATCAAACAACATTCCCAGACAATAGTGGCCATGGAGGGGAGGCTGTCAGAGGCTGCCCAGTACCTGAAGAAAGTGAAGGAGGAAAACCTCAAGTTTCGGCAGCAAATAGAAG AAATGCAGAGGGAATCTAGCAAGTCCAAGCGGTCCGTTTCACAGGAGTTgcctaccccacccgtttcacaaGAGATTCCTGTGCCCGCAATTTCTGCACCGTTCCCATCACAAGAGGCTTTCCCACCGTCCCCTTCCCAAGAGGGTTCTTGCACCCAAGCGGATCATGTTTCTATGAT GGGAAAATTAGCCTCCGCGAGGAACGAAATCCTTTCAAAGCACGCTGTAATCTTGGAATTAAGGAAGGAGCTCTCGGAAGCCAAGGCCAGGATGTCCGACGTGATTG GAGAACTGAGTGAGAAGCAAAAGACGGAACTGGAGCAGAAGCGCAGTCTGGTCCACAGCCGAACGCAAGAACTCAGCCGGCTTCGAGAGAAGATGTACGAAATGTCTCGGCTGGTGGACCAGAAGGATGCAGCCCTTAAAACCACCCATGAAGAGTTAAG GCGCTCCCGGGAAAAACTGAAAGAGCTGAAGACCGAAGTGCAAAGAAAAGCAAGACTCTTCGAGCACAAGAGCAGCCAGACGAGCGTCCCGCCGGAGGAGGGCCAGGCCACCAGAAAG GTGACGGCCTCGGACCTGGCGGACCTGGGAGCAAAATGCAAAGGCTACCGACACGAGGAGACCATCTTGCGCCAGAGAGACGCCCTGACTGAACTGCGGGAAACAATCAAAGTGCTGGAAAGGACACAACGTTTGG GATTTAAAGAGAAAACGGCGGAGCCACTTATAGTGCTAAAGAAAGACATTACTGAGAAAAGAGATCAAAAACCAGAGAAAGAACGTGAGCCGTCACTGGTGACAGGTGTGGATGCTAAGAAG TTTCAGAGCAGCACTGGTAGCATGGATCCCAACCTGGCCATCGAGAGGACCGCAAAGCTGGAGATGGCAGATGCTTTAGACCTCAGTGAGAACATG TACCTCACCATGATTCGGGACCTCGCCAACCTGATGGACGTGAAGGAGCTGCTGGGGATGCAGACGGTCAAGCACCTGCCCCACGACGAACGGGCAAAGGTGGGGCTGCTGAGGCGGAAGGACCTGGAGGCACTGTTCAACCGGATCAGCAAGTTGAAGAACCGTCTAGCCAGGAAAGAGGAGCTGTTGAAAGAGTACGAGAAAGATGCCGGGCAGTTCAG GACAAACACGCTGTCCCTGCAAACTTGCCAGGCCGAGATGGCCAGGCTGGCCGACAGAGTCTACCGGGAGGCCGAAGAAAACACGTTGCTGAAAGAAGACCTGGAGAGGACCAAGCGGCAGCTGAGCCAGGAGCAGAGCCTAAACAGGGTGCTTAAGCAGCGGAAG GCGACTGCCCAAAAGAAACCGTTCCCTGAAAACCAGAAGGTGCCCGAGAGGCCGGGAGAAAGCTATAAGAAAAGAGCACCCTGCAGTGCCTCTGCTTAG
- the FHAD1 gene encoding forkhead-associated domain-containing protein 1 isoform X1 encodes MKAFLKSSDGIFVLRPKLTTIGRHEDSDIILKSPSVDDHHAALEITESENVFVLRDFNSTHGTFVNDCHIQNAAVKVSPGDVFRFGSSGTAFELVVENASPEKVSCPPVTRRAAWPGQLQIVTEMKKSPPAAVSQFPFLQSHLPPHASSSWTYGASGTSPHPPLRKKPMNAWGRVVTSSSFSPNAFSRPPADTSGTGTAASPLPSAHHTDSPPKEKDELHTKVENETGRLSSHEGESSHKDTLIGNLQDELAAMTEKTVEALARKDALFHQKLRTLSQDIEAKTEEIKALKEQVSHLQQNTSEVLCHSLSERDLQIARWKQEIENLKKSNSLTSGLVTSLQKDVMSKEQKVQQLKMEVEKLRRENREKDNQLARVSAQCSRIKEEMKRAFREREVNAYQNHIAELELQVKKAEEEIQKRRAEQETLTIRLAEKTKAEEELQKECESRLQQLQEMSRRERLAKSDLETTGTQAQLFRRQMIQSLFPEPPEEAVSDQQIIKRISEIKKSSEGFSQTEKLLREEIRVKAEKERTMMEQFELLRGSLDGFQAFLKTSYCSSSLRKEVCNLQNLRVASPVSWVQSWTVEVLCSLLSWVDAVERLLWDMGLDISNSEKGLAFYMKKLLDSHLATVGKLQAAQTQLRLAEESQHALLREKTNDVKAELEKVFRDKEQVLLDKVKVLEEMAALEKEKLNKAIEKEKKKVQDLETEMERLVEETKRKTESEEALNSKLRETSEALEETKRRKMVAEEKLTIWEKRLKSLENAKEIQKQKYQEEFAEYKEQIKQHSQTIVAMEGRLSEAAQYLKKVKEENLKFRQQIEEMQRESSKSKRSVSQELPTPPVSQEIPVPAISAPFPSQEAFPPSPSQEGSCTQADHVSMMGKLASARNEILSKHAVILELRKELSEAKARMSDVIGELSEKQKTELEQKRSLVHSRTQELSRLREKMYEMSRLVDQKDAALKTTHEELRRSREKLKELKTEVQRKARLFEHKSSQTSVPPEEGQATRKVTASDLADLGAKCKGYRHEETILRQRDALTELRETIKVLERTQRLGFKEKTAEPLIVLKKDITEKRDQKPEKEREPSLVTGVDAKKFQSSTGSMDPNLAIERTAKLEMADALDLSENMYLTMIRDLANLMDVKELLGMQTVKHLPHDERAKVGLLRRKDLEALFNRISKLKNRLARKEELLKEYEKDAGQFRTNTLSLQTCQAEMARLADRVYREAEENTLLKEDLERTKRQLSQEQSLNRVLKQRKATAQKKPFPENQKVPERPGESYKKRAPCSASA; translated from the exons TCTCCCAGTGTCGACGACCACCATGCGGCTCTCGAGATCACGGAGTCAGAAAACGTCTTCGTCCTCCGTGATTTCAACTCCACTCACGGAACGTTTGTCAATGACTGCCACATCCAGAACGCGGCGGTGAAAGTCAGCCCGGGAGATGTGTTCCGGTTCGGCTCCAGTGGGACAGCCTTTGAGCTGGTGGTGGAAAACGCTTCCCCGGAGAAG GTGTCTTGTCCACCGGTGACGCGCCGTGCTGCCTGGCCTGGGCAGCTCCAGATCGTCACAGAGATGAAAAAATCCCCTCCAGCAGCGGTATCTCAGTTTCCGTTCCTGCAGTCTCATCTGCCCCCTCacgccagcagcagctggacttacGGAGCGAGCGGGACTTCACCGCATCCGCCACTCAGGAAAAAACCCATGAACGCTTGGGGCAGAGTGGTCAcatcctcttctttctctcccaatGCTTTCAGCAGGCCACCCGCAGATACATCAG GAACTGGAACTGCTGCCAGTCCGTTGCCGAGCGCCCATCACACTGACTCGCCTCCCAAGGAGAAG GATGAGCTCCATACAAAAGTGGAGAACGAAACCGGCCGCCTCTCCAGCCACGAAGGCGAGTCCAGTCACAAGGATACGCTGATAGGGAATCTTCAGGATGAGCTTGCGGCGATGACGGAGAAGACGGTAGAGGCTCTGGCCAGGAAAGACGCTTTATTTCATCAGAAGCTGCGGACTCTCAGCCAGGACATTGAAGCAAAGACCGAAGAAATTAAGGCTTTGAAAGAGCAG GTTTCCCACCTGCAGCAAAACACAAGTGAAGTGCTGTGCCATTCCCTTTCAGAAAGAGACCTCCAGATTGCACGCTGGAAGCAAGAGATCGAGAATTTGAAGAAAAGCAATTCTCTGACTTCAG GGCTGGTGACCAGTTTGCAAAAAGACGTTATGTCGAAGGAGCAGAAGGTGCAGCAGCTGAAAATGGAAGTGGAGAAATTGAGGCGGGAGAACAGGGAGAAGGACAACCAGCTTGCACGTGTGTCCGCCCAG TGTTCTAGAATTAAAGAGGAAATGAAGCGTgcattcagagagagagaagtaaaTGCCTATCAGAAT CATATTGCTGAGCTTGAGCTACAAGTcaagaaggcagaagaagaaataCAGAAACGCCGGGCCGAGCAGGAAACCTTAACCATAAGGCTTGCGGAAAAAAccaag GCCGAGGAGGAGCTGCAAAAGGAATGCGAGAGCCGGTTGCAGCAGCTACAAGAAATGTCACGCCGGGAACGCCTTGCAAAGTCGGACCTGGAGACAACGGGAACTCAG GCGCAGCTTTTCAGGAGGCAAATGATCCAATCTCTTTTCCcggaacctcccgaggaagctgtaTCCGATCAACAG ATCATCAAGAGGATCAGTGAAATTAAGAAGAGCAGCGAGGGGTTTTCTCAGACGGAGAAGCTGCTGAGAGAGGAAATCCGTGTCAAAGCCGAGAAGGAGAGAACCATGATGGAGCAATTTGAGCTGCTGAGGGGATCGTTGGATGGATTTCAG GCGTTTCTGAAGACGTCCTACTGCAGCAGCAGCTTGAGAAAGGAGGTCTGCAACCTTCAGAACCTGAGGGTGGCCTCTCCGGTCTCCTGGGTCCAGAGCTGGACAGTCGAAGTCTTGTGTAGCCTTCTGAGCTGGGTGGACGCCGTGGAACGTCTCCTGTGGGACATGGGACTCGACATCTCCAACTCTGAGAAAG GACTGGCTTTCTATATGAAGAAGCTGTTGGACAGCCACCTGGCCACCGTAGGCAAGCTCCAAGCTGCACAG ACCCAGCTGAGGCTGGCCGAGGAGTCCCAGCATGCTCTGCTGAGGGAGAAGACAAATGACGTGAAAGCCGAACTCGAGAAGGTGTTCAGGGACAAAGAACAAGTGCTTCTGGACAAAGTGAAG GTTCTGGAGGAGATGGCTGCCCTGGAGAAGGAAAAACTCAACAAGGCcatagagaaagaaaagaaaaaagtccaGGATTTGGAAACTGAGATGGAACGGTTGGTGGAG GAAACCAAACGTAAAACTGAATCGGAAGAGGCATTGAACTCCAAGCTAAGAGAGACTTCGGAGGCCCTAGAAGAGACTAAGAGAAGAAAG atggTGGCGGAAGAGAAGTTGACCATCTGGGAGAAGCGTCTGAAAAGCCTCGAGAACGCAAAAGAGATTCAGAAGCAAAAATACCAGGAGGAGTTTGCCGAGTACAAGGAGCAGATCAAACAACATTCCCAGACAATAGTGGCCATGGAGGGGAGGCTGTCAGAGGCTGCCCAGTACCTGAAGAAAGTGAAGGAGGAAAACCTCAAGTTTCGGCAGCAAATAGAAG AAATGCAGAGGGAATCTAGCAAGTCCAAGCGGTCCGTTTCACAGGAGTTgcctaccccacccgtttcacaaGAGATTCCTGTGCCCGCAATTTCTGCACCGTTCCCATCACAAGAGGCTTTCCCACCGTCCCCTTCCCAAGAGGGTTCTTGCACCCAAGCGGATCATGTTTCTATGAT GGGAAAATTAGCCTCCGCGAGGAACGAAATCCTTTCAAAGCACGCTGTAATCTTGGAATTAAGGAAGGAGCTCTCGGAAGCCAAGGCCAGGATGTCCGACGTGATTG GAGAACTGAGTGAGAAGCAAAAGACGGAACTGGAGCAGAAGCGCAGTCTGGTCCACAGCCGAACGCAAGAACTCAGCCGGCTTCGAGAGAAGATGTACGAAATGTCTCGGCTGGTGGACCAGAAGGATGCAGCCCTTAAAACCACCCATGAAGAGTTAAG GCGCTCCCGGGAAAAACTGAAAGAGCTGAAGACCGAAGTGCAAAGAAAAGCAAGACTCTTCGAGCACAAGAGCAGCCAGACGAGCGTCCCGCCGGAGGAGGGCCAGGCCACCAGAAAG GTGACGGCCTCGGACCTGGCGGACCTGGGAGCAAAATGCAAAGGCTACCGACACGAGGAGACCATCTTGCGCCAGAGAGACGCCCTGACTGAACTGCGGGAAACAATCAAAGTGCTGGAAAGGACACAACGTTTGG GATTTAAAGAGAAAACGGCGGAGCCACTTATAGTGCTAAAGAAAGACATTACTGAGAAAAGAGATCAAAAACCAGAGAAAGAACGTGAGCCGTCACTGGTGACAGGTGTGGATGCTAAGAAG TTTCAGAGCAGCACTGGTAGCATGGATCCCAACCTGGCCATCGAGAGGACCGCAAAGCTGGAGATGGCAGATGCTTTAGACCTCAGTGAGAACATG TACCTCACCATGATTCGGGACCTCGCCAACCTGATGGACGTGAAGGAGCTGCTGGGGATGCAGACGGTCAAGCACCTGCCCCACGACGAACGGGCAAAGGTGGGGCTGCTGAGGCGGAAGGACCTGGAGGCACTGTTCAACCGGATCAGCAAGTTGAAGAACCGTCTAGCCAGGAAAGAGGAGCTGTTGAAAGAGTACGAGAAAGATGCCGGGCAGTTCAG GACAAACACGCTGTCCCTGCAAACTTGCCAGGCCGAGATGGCCAGGCTGGCCGACAGAGTCTACCGGGAGGCCGAAGAAAACACGTTGCTGAAAGAAGACCTGGAGAGGACCAAGCGGCAGCTGAGCCAGGAGCAGAGCCTAAACAGGGTGCTTAAGCAGCGGAAG GCGACTGCCCAAAAGAAACCGTTCCCTGAAAACCAGAAGGTGCCCGAGAGGCCGGGAGAAAGCTATAAGAAAAGAGCACCCTGCAGTGCCTCTGCTTAG